The sequence below is a genomic window from Microbaculum marinisediminis.
CACCGTGTCGCTGACCGACGTCGCATGCATGCGCGTGAACACATCGGGCATGCGGATCAGCCCCAACGCGCCGACGACGAGGAAGAAACTCCCGATGGCCAGGAACATCCCGCTGACGATGTCGGTGAGGAGCGCGGTCGTCATTGGGTCGGCTCCTCGCCGCCGCGATGGCCGAGATCGCCGAAGCGGAAGTACTTCAGCACCGCGATCGTGCCGATGATGTTGAGGAGCGCGTAGAGAATTCCGATGTCCAGGAATTCCGGTCGGCCGGTGAGGAAGCCGAAAACGGCGAGCAGCAGGATGGCGCCGTTGCCGATCGCGTTGGCGGCGACCAGGCGGTCGAAAACCGTCGGTCCGGCCAGCGCCCGCACAACCGCAAGCGCAAGCGCGACGAGTACCGCAACCGCTGCGACAGCAAACATCATGTGCCAGCCTCGAAGGTTGCGACACGGCGATCCATTTCGCCTTCCTCCAGCGCCTCGCCGCCGTCCTCGGTCAGCGCGTGGACCAGGATCTCATGCTTGCGCTCCGACACCACCGCGGAGATCGTGCCCGGCGTCAGCGTGATGGAGTTCGCATATGTGGTGATCCCGACGGCCCCTTTCTGATGGGCCGTTACCCGCATGAGCGTCGGCGAGATGGGCAGCTTCGGATTCAGGATGATCTTGGTGACGTCGATCGCCGACTTCATGATCTCCAGAATCAACCACGGCCAGTAGAGAACGCCACGCCAGAACAGCCCGTAGGGAAGGCTCTCCTCGTCGAGGATGTCGAGCCGGCGGGCAAAGAGGACGCCCAGCCCGACGGACAGGACCCCATAACCGATGAGCAGCGCCTCGTAATGGCCGGACAACAGCAGCCAAAACGCGAAAAGCACCGCCGCCAAGATCACAAGCCGCATGTTTCGGCCTCTTTCACGCCCCGGCAAACCGGCGGCAGCATCTCGCCACCGTCATCGGATAAAGGCGCGTTTGACTCCTCGAATCGCATGCCGTTGAACATACGAAGGGGCGCACCGGCGTCAATCAAAACCGGTCCAAACCATACGACAACTCAACAAGTCTTGGCATCGGCACACCTCCCGCCCTATGTGATTGGCAATTGACTCTTCGTTGTGGAGGCTGTGCCCGATGTCCGATCAATCCGAACGGCCCAAGGTCGTGAAATCCGACCAGGAGTGGCGCGCGCAGCTCACGCCCGAGCAATACAGGATCACGCGCAAGCACGGCACGGAGCGCGCCTTCACCGGCCCCTACTGGGACGACAAGGACCCGGGCACCTATTCGTGCGTCTGCTGCGGCGCGCCGCTGTTCGACGCCGGCACGAAATACGAGTCCGGCACCGGCTGGCCGAGTTTCTACGAGCCCGTCTCGGCCGAAGCCGTCAGCGAACACGACGACCGCGCGCTGTTCATGCGCCGCACCGAGGTGCGCTGCGCCAGCTGCGACGCCCATCTCGGCCACGTCTTCCCCGACGGCCCGCAGCCGACGGGACTGCGCTACTGCCTGAACGGCAACGCGCTGAAGAAGGAGCCGGAAGGCGGAGCGGAATAGCCTCTTGCCTTGTCGATCCTGCCGCGGGCCGGTAGTAGCCTGCCCGAACCCTTCGTGTTTCCTGCAGGACGAGTAGTTCCCATGCCCGCACCGACCGCCGAACGCCGCCCCGAGAAGACCGTCCATCACGGCCGCGAGCGGATCGACGACTATGCCTGGCTGAAGGACAAGAACTGGCAGCAGGTGATGCACGATCCGTCGGTGCTGGATCCGGCGATCCGCGCCTATCTGGAGGCCGAGAACGCCTGGACGGAAGCGGCGCTGGAGCATACCGAGCCGCTGCAGGAACACCTGTTCACCGAGATGCGCGGGCGCATCAAGGAGGACGATTCCAGCGTGCCCGCGCCGGACGGGCCCTATGCCTACGCCATGCGCTACGAACTCGGCGCCCAGCATCCGCTCATCGTCCGCGAGCCGCGGGATGCCGCCAGGAAAGGGGACCACGGCGCGGAGGAAGTGCTGCTGGACGCCGACTTCATGGCGAGCGGCAAGGCCTATTTCCGCATGGCCAGCGCCGATCACAGCCCGAACCACAAGCTGATCCACTACGCCGTCGACGAAATGGGGTCGGAGTTCTACACGATCCGCATCCGCGATATCGCCTCGGGCGAGGATTTCGCCGACGCGATCCCGCGCACGACCGGATCGGCGGTCTGGTCGGCCGGCAGCGACTATCTGTTCTACACCTGGCTCGACGACAACCATCGCCCCAAGCGGGTGATGCGCCACCGGGTCGGCACTTCGCCGGACGATGACGTGGTGATCTACGAGGAAGACGATCCGGGCTTCTTCGTCGGCGTTTCGGACACCCAGTCGGGCCGGTTCATCGTCATCAGCACCCACGACCACGAGACATCCGAGCTTCGTCTGATCGACGCGTCGCAGCCGGAAAGCGAGCCGGTGATGGTCGCGCCGCGGCGCAAGGGCATCGAATACCGGGTCGACCATCACGCCGGGCGCGGCCGCGACGACGAACTGGTGATCCTGACCAACGCCGACGCGGCGGAGGACTTCAAGATCGCGACATGTCCGCTGGCCTCCCCCGGCCCGGAGAACTGGCGCGATTTCGTGCCGCATCGCGAGGGCCGGCTGATCCTCGACATGGTCAGCTATCGCGACCATCTGGTGCGCCTTGAGCGCGAGGACGGGCTGCCGCGCATCGTCGTCCACCGTTACGCCGACGGCGAGGAGCACGCCATCGCGTTTCAGGAGGAGGCCTATTCGCTCGGCCTGCTGCCCGGCTACGAGTACGACACCGCGACCATCCGCTTCTCCTATTCGTCGATGCGCACGCCCTCGGAAGTGTTCGACTACGACATGGAGAGCCGCCAGCGCACCTTGCGCAAGCGGCAGGAGGTGCCGAGCGGCCACGATCCGGACCGCTACGTAGTGCGCCGCCTGCACGCGACCTCGTGGGACGGCGAGACCGTGCCCGTCACCCTGCTCTACCGGACCGACACGCCCCTCGACGGCAGCGCACCCTGCCTGCTCTACGGCTACGGCTCCTACGGCATCTCCATACCGGCGGCTTTCAATACGAACTGGCTGTCGCTCGCCGACCGTGGCTTCGTCTATGCCATCGCCCATATCCGCGGCGGCAAGGACAAGGGCTATCACTGGTATCGGGACGGGAAAGGCGCGAAAAAGACCAACACGTTCAAGGATTTCGTTGCCGTCGGCGAGTACCTTGCCGATGCCGGGATCACCGCGCGCGGCCGGATCGTCGCCCATGGCGGCTCGGCCGGGGGCATGCTGATGGGCGCTGTCGCCAACATGGCGCCGGACCTGTTCCTCGGAATCGTCGCGGAAGTGCCGTTCGTCGATGTGCTCGCCACCATGCTCGACGACACGCTGCCGCTGACGCCGCCGGAATGGCCGGAATGGGGCAACCCGATCGAAAGCGCCAAGGAATACGACCAGATCGCCGCTTACAGTCCGTACGACAACGTGCGCGAACAGGCCTATCCCAACATCCTCGCCCTCTGCGGGCTGACCGACCCCCGCGTCACCTACTGGGAGCCGGCGAAGTGGATCGCGAAACTGCGCACCCACAACACATCGGATGCGACGATCCTGTTGCGCACCAACATGGAAGCCGGACACGCCGGCGCGGCGGGGCGGTTCGACCGGCTCAAGGAGATCGCGCTGGTCTATGCCTTCGCGCTGAAGATGGCGGGCGCGCTGAAGATCGCAGGCAAGGCTGAATAGGCGGCTCAGGTCTGCCATTTGTGTCTGGACAGAAACAATTTGAAGATTAAAATAATATCTGTATCGGGCGCATAGCGAGGATGCGTCAACGTGTCTCGAAATCGGAGACACGTTGAGTTAGAGGTTGCGCCCACCGTTCACGAGAAGATCGAGGGTTACCCTATGTCCGTCGCCGCCAGCGCGAAGCCGTCTCCGACCAGCTACGCCAAGTTCGTGTGGGAGGATCCGTTCCTCCTTGAGGATCAGCTCACCGAAGACGAGCGGATGATCCGCGATACCGCGCAAGCCTACGCGCAGGACAAGCTGATGCCGCGCGTGCTGGAAGCGTATCGCAACGAAAACACCGACCGGGCGATCTTCAACGAGATGGGCGAGCTCGGCCTGCTCGGCGTTACGATCCCCGAGGAATACGGCGGCGTCGGCGCCGGCTACGTCTCCTATGGCCTAGTCGCGCGCGAAGTGGAGCGCGTCGACTCCGGCTACCGCTCGATGATGAGCGTGCAGGCCTCGCTGGTCATGTATCCGATCTACGCCTATGGCGACGAGAGCCAGCGCAAGAAGTACCTGCCCAAGCTTGCCTCCGGCGAATGGGTCGGCTGCTTCGGCCTGACCGAGCCGGACCACGGGTCCGATCCGGGCGGCATGGTGACGCGCGCCGAGAAGATCGACGGCGGCTATCGCCTCACCGGCGCGAAGATGTGGATCTCGAACTCGCCGATTGCCGACGTGATGGTGGTCTGGGCGAAGTCCGCCGCGCACGACAACCAGATCCGCGGGTTCATCCTCGAAAAGGGCATGAAGGGCCTGTCCTGCCCGAAGATCGAAGGCAAGCTGTCGCTTCGCGCCTCAATCACCGGCGAGATCGTCATGGACAATGTCGAGGTGCCGGAAGAGAACCTGCTGCCGAATGTCTCCGGCCTCAAGGGCCCGTTCGGCTGCCTCAACCGCGCCCGCTACGGCATCTCGTGGGGCGCGCTGGGCGCGGCCGAGTTCTGCTGGCACGCGGCGCGGCAGTACACGCTCGACCGCAAGCAGTTCGGCAAGCCGCTCGCCGGCACCCAGCTCATCCAGAAGAAACTCGCCGACATGCAGACCGAGATCGTGCTCGGCCTGCAGGGCTCGCTTCGCGTCGGTCGCCTGTTCGACGAGGGCAAGGTGGCGCCGGAGATGATCTCGATCGTCAAGCGCAACAACTGCGGTAAGGCGCTCGACATCTCGCGCATGGCCCGCGACATGCACGGCGGCAACGGCATTGCCGACGAGTTCCACGTCATGCGGCACCTGGCGAACCTCGAGACCGTCAACACCTACGAAGGCACGCACGACGTCCACGCGCTGATCCTCGGTCGCGCGCAGACGGGCATCCAGGCGTTCTTCTGACGCAGGCAACCGCGGACCGCAATCCGCGTTTGACCGAAAGCCCGGGGTCTGACCCCGGGCTTTTTTTGTCACTTTGGGGTGACGCCCCTGAGCATGACGCAAAGGCATGGCGTCGAGGGCAAGCGATCTGGACGTCCCGGCCGGACGTCCCTCGACGTTCTTACCCGGCGCGGCCCTGCGATCTCATGCGCACCGCCCGCGCACCGGCCGCGACCACCGTTTCCATAGCCAGCGCCAGCGCCCCCCAGCCGGGACGCCCCGTCGGGGCGTTCGGCGCGCGTTCCTCGGCCGGCCAGGGAACGTGCACGAAGCCGGCGAGGCCACCTGCCCTGCCCTTCTTTCCGCCTGCCGCCATCAGCGACACCCAGGTCGCGTAGTTGCAGAGATAACCGCCGGCATCCGCCGACAGCGTCGCGGGGATGCCGGCGCGCCGGAGCACGACGACGATCTTCTCGGCCGGCAACGTCGTGCGGCGGTATAGCGGGCCGCGGGGCTCGATGACCAGCGTGGCGAGCCGCTTTCCCGCTGCATCGGGACGGACCGGTGTCGCATGGTTCGCCGCCCGCGTCTCGATCCGCACCGTCCGCGCCCGGCCGTGCAGACCGAAGTGGATGGCCGCATCGGGCCGGACGTCCTTCCATAACCAGGGCAGAAGGTCGGATACGGCGGCATATTCGGTCGGCAGGATGGTCGCAGCCAGGTCGATGTCGAAACGCCGGGCCATGCGTTTAACGTCGAGGGCAGTCACCAGCACCTCGGTCGGGTTGCGCCGCGCGCCGGGAAACGACGAGAAACCGGTGACAAGCAGGCGGGGCTTTGCCATCGCCGTCCTCACTCACGCGCCGAGCGCCGGGGCGACCTCCTCGACCGCCGCCGTCGGTGCCAGACGACCTTCGCGAACGTCCCGTTCCAGCGCATCCAGGCGCGCGGAGACGTCGGGATCCGCGCGCAGCCGGGCGAGCAACCGCTCCTCCAGCATCCCCCACATCCATTTGACGCGCTGGACGGCACGGCGCTCGTCGAATTCGCCGGAGGCCTGCATGGTGGCGCGGTGAGCGCCGATCTCGACCCACAGCTTGTCGAGTCCGAGATTGCTCAGCCCGGACACCGCCAGAACGGGCGGGGTCCAGTTCGGGCTTATCGGCGTCAGGATGTGCAGGGCGGCGCGCAGCGACGCGGCGGCCTGCCTGGCGCGATCGGCGTTCTCGCCATCAGCCTTGTTGACGGCAATGATGTCGGCGATCTCCAGGATCCCCTTCTTGATGCCCTGCAGTTCGTCGCCGGCGCCCGGCAGCGCCAGCACGACAAAGACGTCGACCATGTCGGCGACCGCCGTCTCCGACTGTCCCGTCCCGACGGTCTCGACGATCACAACGTCGAAGCCCGCCGCCTCGCAGACCAGCATGGTCTCGCGCGTCCGCGCGGCGACGCCCCCAAGGGTCCCGGCGCTCGGCGAGGGACGGATGAAGGCATTCGGGTCCACCGCCAGTCGGGCCATGCGCGTCTTGTCGCCCAGAATCGAGCCGCCCGTGCGCTGAGAGGACGGATCGACGGCGAGCACCGCGACCTTGTTTCCGGCTTCGGTCAGGTTGATGCCGAGCTGGTCGATGGTGGTCGATTTGCCGACGCCCGGCACACCGCTGATCCCGACGCGCCAGGCTTCCCCGGTGTAGGGCAGGATCGCCTGCAGCAGCGCGGCGGCGGCGCGGCGATGGTCCGGCTTGCGGGACTCGATCAGCGTTATCGCGCGAGCGAGCGTGGCCCGGTCGCCGGCGCGCAGATCGGCGACGGTTTCCTCGATCGAGCGACCGTTGGGCATCGTCGCGGAAGAACAGTCGGCATTGGTCATGCTCGCGGCATAGCGCAGCGCGGCGCCCGCGTCACCCTCAAGCTCACGGTTCTCAACCGCTCCGCTGCGGCACCCAGACGATACGCTGCAGCTTACCGTCGGCAAGGGCCGATGCCGGAGCCAGCTCGTTGGGCGAGCCGTTCCAACCGCCGTTGTCGAAGACGAGATAGATATTCGAAGCGCCGCGCGCCGTGCACACCGCCATGCCCAGCCATGG
It includes:
- a CDS encoding monovalent cation/H+ antiporter complex subunit F; this translates as MMFAVAAVAVLVALALAVVRALAGPTVFDRLVAANAIGNGAILLLAVFGFLTGRPEFLDIGILYALLNIIGTIAVLKYFRFGDLGHRGGEEPTQ
- a CDS encoding Na+/H+ antiporter subunit E; the encoded protein is MRLVILAAVLFAFWLLLSGHYEALLIGYGVLSVGLGVLFARRLDILDEESLPYGLFWRGVLYWPWLILEIMKSAIDVTKIILNPKLPISPTLMRVTAHQKGAVGITTYANSITLTPGTISAVVSERKHEILVHALTEDGGEALEEGEMDRRVATFEAGT
- the msrB gene encoding peptide-methionine (R)-S-oxide reductase MsrB, which gives rise to MSDQSERPKVVKSDQEWRAQLTPEQYRITRKHGTERAFTGPYWDDKDPGTYSCVCCGAPLFDAGTKYESGTGWPSFYEPVSAEAVSEHDDRALFMRRTEVRCASCDAHLGHVFPDGPQPTGLRYCLNGNALKKEPEGGAE
- a CDS encoding S9 family peptidase, coding for MPAPTAERRPEKTVHHGRERIDDYAWLKDKNWQQVMHDPSVLDPAIRAYLEAENAWTEAALEHTEPLQEHLFTEMRGRIKEDDSSVPAPDGPYAYAMRYELGAQHPLIVREPRDAARKGDHGAEEVLLDADFMASGKAYFRMASADHSPNHKLIHYAVDEMGSEFYTIRIRDIASGEDFADAIPRTTGSAVWSAGSDYLFYTWLDDNHRPKRVMRHRVGTSPDDDVVIYEEDDPGFFVGVSDTQSGRFIVISTHDHETSELRLIDASQPESEPVMVAPRRKGIEYRVDHHAGRGRDDELVILTNADAAEDFKIATCPLASPGPENWRDFVPHREGRLILDMVSYRDHLVRLEREDGLPRIVVHRYADGEEHAIAFQEEAYSLGLLPGYEYDTATIRFSYSSMRTPSEVFDYDMESRQRTLRKRQEVPSGHDPDRYVVRRLHATSWDGETVPVTLLYRTDTPLDGSAPCLLYGYGSYGISIPAAFNTNWLSLADRGFVYAIAHIRGGKDKGYHWYRDGKGAKKTNTFKDFVAVGEYLADAGITARGRIVAHGGSAGGMLMGAVANMAPDLFLGIVAEVPFVDVLATMLDDTLPLTPPEWPEWGNPIESAKEYDQIAAYSPYDNVREQAYPNILALCGLTDPRVTYWEPAKWIAKLRTHNTSDATILLRTNMEAGHAGAAGRFDRLKEIALVYAFALKMAGALKIAGKAE
- a CDS encoding acyl-CoA dehydrogenase, with product MSVAASAKPSPTSYAKFVWEDPFLLEDQLTEDERMIRDTAQAYAQDKLMPRVLEAYRNENTDRAIFNEMGELGLLGVTIPEEYGGVGAGYVSYGLVAREVERVDSGYRSMMSVQASLVMYPIYAYGDESQRKKYLPKLASGEWVGCFGLTEPDHGSDPGGMVTRAEKIDGGYRLTGAKMWISNSPIADVMVVWAKSAAHDNQIRGFILEKGMKGLSCPKIEGKLSLRASITGEIVMDNVEVPEENLLPNVSGLKGPFGCLNRARYGISWGALGAAEFCWHAARQYTLDRKQFGKPLAGTQLIQKKLADMQTEIVLGLQGSLRVGRLFDEGKVAPEMISIVKRNNCGKALDISRMARDMHGGNGIADEFHVMRHLANLETVNTYEGTHDVHALILGRAQTGIQAFF
- a CDS encoding pyroglutamyl-peptidase I; translation: MAKPRLLVTGFSSFPGARRNPTEVLVTALDVKRMARRFDIDLAATILPTEYAAVSDLLPWLWKDVRPDAAIHFGLHGRARTVRIETRAANHATPVRPDAAGKRLATLVIEPRGPLYRRTTLPAEKIVVVLRRAGIPATLSADAGGYLCNYATWVSLMAAGGKKGRAGGLAGFVHVPWPAEERAPNAPTGRPGWGALALAMETVVAAGARAVRMRSQGRAG
- the meaB gene encoding methylmalonyl Co-A mutase-associated GTPase MeaB, whose translation is MTNADCSSATMPNGRSIEETVADLRAGDRATLARAITLIESRKPDHRRAAAALLQAILPYTGEAWRVGISGVPGVGKSTTIDQLGINLTEAGNKVAVLAVDPSSQRTGGSILGDKTRMARLAVDPNAFIRPSPSAGTLGGVAARTRETMLVCEAAGFDVVIVETVGTGQSETAVADMVDVFVVLALPGAGDELQGIKKGILEIADIIAVNKADGENADRARQAAASLRAALHILTPISPNWTPPVLAVSGLSNLGLDKLWVEIGAHRATMQASGEFDERRAVQRVKWMWGMLEERLLARLRADPDVSARLDALERDVREGRLAPTAAVEEVAPALGA